In the genome of Flavobacterium panacagri, one region contains:
- a CDS encoding VOC family protein produces the protein MKHQIKSIRPFIGSKDFEVSRSFYRDLGFEEIVLEHNFSVFKVGEIAFYLQDYYDKSWNENTMIFLEVDDVDRYYNELKALNLTEKYGVKLTPTRHLDWGSECFLHDPSGVLWHFGKFK, from the coding sequence ATGAAACACCAAATAAAATCAATTCGTCCATTTATAGGTTCTAAAGATTTCGAAGTTTCGAGAAGTTTCTACCGAGATTTAGGTTTTGAAGAAATAGTTTTAGAACATAATTTTTCTGTTTTTAAAGTCGGAGAAATCGCTTTTTATCTTCAAGATTATTATGATAAAAGCTGGAACGAAAACACTATGATTTTTCTTGAAGTTGATGATGTTGATCGTTATTATAATGAATTGAAAGCACTCAATTTAACTGAAAAATACGGTGTAAAATTAACGCCAACAAGACACTTAGATTGGGGAAGCGAATGTTTTCTGCACGATCCGTCTGGAGTTTTATGGCATTTTGGAAAGTTTAAGTAA
- a CDS encoding SMI1/KNR4 family protein, translating to MTEELKEIFRKYDFPKRDENSSVEIEDIQVHLKFDLPEDYIFYLENYFGIDQFIGAEFIKLWSLDEIIDANLEYHIFEKLPQTLAIGTNGSGEFIGIEFDDDNVVKIILSPFIDLNAKYHVEIGNSFTDFLDRLDKGVEWF from the coding sequence ATGACAGAAGAATTAAAAGAGATTTTTAGAAAATATGATTTTCCAAAGCGCGATGAGAATTCTTCAGTCGAGATTGAAGATATTCAAGTGCATTTAAAATTTGATCTTCCAGAAGACTACATTTTTTATCTAGAGAATTATTTTGGAATTGATCAATTTATTGGAGCTGAGTTCATCAAACTTTGGAGTTTAGACGAAATAATTGATGCCAATTTAGAGTATCATATTTTCGAAAAATTACCACAGACACTAGCTATTGGAACAAATGGAAGTGGTGAATTTATTGGAATTGAATTTGATGATGATAATGTTGTAAAAATTATCCTTTCGCCTTTTATTGATTTAAATGCAAAATATCATGTTGAAATAGGAAATTCATTTACTGACTTTTTGGATCGACTTGATAAAGGAGTTGAATGGTTTTAA
- a CDS encoding cation:proton antiporter, with protein MIEFFKHLLQEFELPLSNPVLIFSLILFIILLSPILLKKINIPGIIGLIISGVIIGPHGLNILAKNSAVDLFSTIGLLYIMFIAGLELDMNEFKANRNKSLLFGFFTFILPLSIGFPVCFYLLQYDFNASFLTASMFATHTLVAYPIVSKLGIAKNQAVAITVGGTILTDTAVLIILAVIMGSAQGSLNQAFWIKLTISLAIFSAIMFLVIPRIAKWFFKKLESEKHAHYIFVLSVVFFAAFLAEVAGVEPIIGAFVAGLALNPLIPHSSALMNRIEFIGNSLFIPFFLISVGMLVDVSVILSGPTALIVAGTLSVVAIFGKWIAAFFTQIVFKYTRTERQLIFGLSSAHAAATLAVILVGFKAKILDENILNGTIILILITCIVASFATEKAAKKIAICEEEISPEDTGKDQILDEHILIPLAKTSAAASLLDFALLIKDKKSSNPVTLLTIVPNNNQAEKNILKYRKAADKFVIQGSASEVKINTIARIDHNPASGIARTSKEIMSDIVIVGWPRKTGFIDKIFGENVDSIINNVDKSLFICRFQKNFIEEKRLVFVCPPFSERGAGFLVLLQKICRLSQELSIPIVIHAEYKTHETIQQIANNLKLNAKFAFKNVSDWEDFESITDEMKPTDLVVFNLSRKGSVSYQSIFDKLPHKFEKSFENNNVILVYPQDDRKESAMDAYEDFTTSPLAKGIEAIEQIGRGLGSILKKG; from the coding sequence ATGATAGAATTTTTCAAACATCTATTACAAGAATTCGAATTACCACTTAGCAATCCCGTATTGATTTTTTCGTTAATACTTTTTATAATTCTGCTCTCACCAATTTTACTTAAAAAAATAAATATTCCAGGAATTATTGGTCTTATTATTTCGGGAGTTATTATTGGTCCACATGGATTAAATATCTTAGCAAAAAACTCAGCAGTCGATTTATTTTCGACCATTGGACTTTTGTATATCATGTTTATTGCTGGTTTAGAATTGGACATGAATGAGTTTAAAGCCAATCGAAACAAGAGTTTATTGTTTGGTTTTTTTACTTTTATTCTGCCGCTTTCGATAGGATTTCCAGTTTGTTTTTATTTACTGCAATATGATTTTAATGCGAGTTTCTTAACGGCAAGTATGTTTGCTACACACACATTGGTAGCGTATCCGATCGTTAGTAAATTGGGAATTGCTAAAAACCAAGCTGTTGCGATTACTGTTGGAGGAACAATTTTGACCGATACTGCAGTTTTGATAATTTTAGCCGTGATTATGGGAAGCGCACAGGGAAGTTTAAATCAAGCTTTCTGGATCAAATTAACCATTTCATTAGCTATTTTTTCGGCCATTATGTTTTTGGTTATTCCAAGAATTGCCAAATGGTTTTTCAAAAAACTGGAAAGTGAAAAACATGCTCATTATATTTTTGTACTTTCTGTAGTTTTCTTTGCCGCTTTTTTGGCTGAAGTAGCAGGAGTAGAGCCAATTATTGGCGCGTTCGTTGCTGGTTTGGCATTAAATCCTTTAATTCCGCATTCTTCAGCTTTAATGAATCGAATTGAGTTTATTGGAAATTCATTGTTTATTCCGTTTTTCTTGATATCAGTAGGAATGCTTGTTGATGTAAGTGTTATTTTAAGCGGACCTACAGCTTTGATTGTAGCTGGAACGTTGAGTGTTGTAGCGATATTTGGAAAATGGATTGCGGCATTTTTTACACAAATTGTTTTTAAATATACGAGAACCGAAAGACAGCTTATTTTTGGATTGAGCAGTGCGCACGCAGCCGCAACTTTGGCTGTGATTTTAGTTGGATTTAAAGCAAAAATATTAGACGAAAACATCTTAAACGGAACAATTATCCTAATTTTGATTACTTGTATTGTAGCTTCCTTTGCGACTGAAAAAGCAGCTAAGAAAATTGCCATCTGCGAAGAAGAAATTTCTCCAGAAGATACAGGAAAAGATCAGATTTTAGATGAGCATATTTTGATTCCTTTGGCAAAAACTTCTGCCGCAGCAAGTTTATTGGATTTTGCGCTTTTAATTAAAGATAAAAAATCTTCAAATCCTGTGACTTTGCTGACAATTGTTCCTAATAATAATCAAGCAGAAAAGAATATTTTAAAATATAGAAAAGCGGCTGATAAGTTTGTCATTCAAGGTTCTGCTTCAGAAGTAAAAATTAATACGATCGCCAGAATTGATCACAATCCTGCAAGTGGAATTGCAAGAACTTCTAAGGAAATCATGTCGGATATTGTGATTGTCGGCTGGCCTAGAAAAACAGGGTTTATCGATAAAATCTTTGGAGAAAATGTAGATTCGATTATTAATAATGTCGATAAGAGTTTGTTTATCTGCCGCTTTCAAAAGAATTTTATTGAAGAAAAACGACTGGTTTTTGTTTGTCCTCCATTTTCAGAAAGAGGAGCTGGCTTCTTGGTATTATTGCAAAAAATCTGTCGTTTATCTCAGGAATTAAGTATTCCAATTGTAATACATGCTGAATATAAAACACACGAAACCATTCAGCAGATTGCCAATAATTTAAAACTGAATGCCAAGTTTGCCTTTAAAAATGTTTCAGATTGGGAAGATTTCGAATCTATTACAGACGAAATGAAACCAACCGATTTAGTTGTCTTCAATCTTTCAAGAAAAGGTTCTGTTTCGTATCAATCGATATTTGATAAACTGCCTCATAAATTTGAAAAGTCTTTTGAAAATAATAACGTAATCTTGGTTTATCCGCAAGATGATCGTAAAGAAAGTGCCATGGATGCCTATGAAGATTTTACGACATCACCTTTAGCAAAAGGAATTGAAGCTATTGAACAAATTGGACGCGGTTTGGGAAGTATTTTGAAGAAAGGTTAA
- a CDS encoding L-serine ammonia-lyase, giving the protein MEECISVFDMLKIGVGPSSSHTLGPWRAAERFLEELKEEAILEDITRVKVDLYGSLSLTGKGHATDLAVMLGLSGQDPEYIPVEDIAGIIKKIETTSEINLGNQKVIPFYFLQDIVFNKDFLPFHANGLKFTAYKSDDSEYESTFYSIGGGFVVKEERTNAKQKEAIKCAFPYPVQNAAELLNYTISENKSISEIVYENEISMRPEAEVHSELMRIWNTMLECMYIGCHSEGILPGGLHVRRRAFDMHQNLIGLSNYTDPQSWLEEIRKTEVKFRQILKWVSCFALAVNEVNASLGRVVTAPTNGSSGVIPAVLMYYMVIENHNAGEKEIKQFLMVAGEIGSIFKKGSTISAAMGGCQAEIGVSSSMAAAALCELMGGTPAQVLMAAEIAMEHHLGLTCDPIGGLVQIPCIERNTMGAIKAINAAELALETDSKNAKVPLDKVINTMWETAKDMNSKYKETSEGGLAVAVNMADC; this is encoded by the coding sequence ATGGAAGAATGTATCTCAGTTTTTGATATGCTTAAAATTGGTGTTGGCCCTTCAAGCTCGCATACTTTGGGACCTTGGCGAGCTGCCGAACGCTTTCTGGAAGAGCTTAAAGAGGAAGCAATTTTAGAAGATATTACAAGAGTAAAAGTCGATTTATACGGCTCTTTATCACTTACAGGAAAAGGACACGCAACAGATCTTGCCGTTATGCTGGGTTTGAGCGGTCAGGATCCTGAATATATTCCGGTTGAAGATATTGCAGGAATTATTAAAAAAATTGAAACTACAAGCGAAATCAATTTGGGCAACCAAAAAGTGATTCCCTTTTATTTTCTTCAAGATATTGTTTTCAATAAAGATTTCCTTCCTTTTCATGCCAATGGATTGAAATTTACAGCTTATAAATCTGATGATTCTGAGTATGAATCTACTTTTTATTCTATCGGAGGCGGATTCGTAGTAAAGGAAGAACGTACCAATGCGAAACAAAAAGAAGCTATAAAATGTGCTTTTCCTTATCCTGTTCAAAATGCTGCGGAATTATTAAATTATACTATTTCTGAAAACAAATCCATTTCGGAAATTGTATATGAAAATGAAATTTCGATGCGTCCAGAAGCCGAAGTACATTCTGAATTAATGCGTATTTGGAATACCATGCTAGAATGCATGTACATCGGTTGTCATTCTGAAGGTATTCTTCCTGGCGGACTTCACGTAAGAAGAAGAGCTTTTGATATGCATCAAAACCTTATTGGACTATCTAATTACACTGATCCGCAGAGCTGGCTGGAAGAAATTAGAAAAACAGAAGTTAAATTTCGTCAAATCTTAAAATGGGTAAGCTGTTTTGCATTGGCCGTTAATGAAGTAAATGCTTCTTTAGGACGAGTTGTAACAGCTCCAACGAACGGAAGTTCAGGTGTAATTCCTGCCGTTTTAATGTATTATATGGTAATTGAAAACCACAATGCAGGTGAAAAAGAAATCAAACAATTCCTAATGGTTGCTGGAGAAATTGGAAGTATTTTCAAAAAAGGATCTACCATTTCAGCAGCAATGGGTGGTTGTCAGGCCGAAATTGGCGTTTCGTCATCAATGGCCGCAGCAGCACTTTGCGAATTAATGGGCGGTACTCCCGCTCAAGTTTTGATGGCTGCCGAAATTGCAATGGAACATCATTTAGGTTTAACCTGTGATCCAATTGGCGGTTTGGTTCAGATTCCGTGTATTGAAAGAAACACAATGGGTGCTATAAAAGCGATAAACGCAGCCGAATTAGCTTTAGAAACCGATTCTAAAAATGCGAAAGTGCCGCTGGATAAAGTAATCAATACCATGTGGGAAACGGCAAAAGACATGAATTCTAAATATAAAGAAACATCAGAAGGAGGTCTTGCCGTAGCGGTAAATATGGCTGATTGTTAA
- a CDS encoding SH3 domain-containing protein: MKKLYFLLFFCSVLLHSQQRYFLNSDTRLYTSPNSTSFLGYFKYGAEVRLLEENQNGWHKVQADNFNEGFIQEKYIAKSLNAKDVKIRDTENPILEGGDTYYGGNHLFVTVAGLKARALPDKNAKIREILFNGDPVPVNYIPVNPDEWVNINGGFNEEYAKFTLQKFLGQRPNLETLIKDFDKLDVNAIPERKTLSERIVELTWNSNYNDLVPAYQRYYEVIKQINDPKLIADTELNMVLAKALSKHKPPEQISSFIQKSEYSLKGVKTKSLYLTQTELVKSFGNPPKKSRISDECGLYSSDLFYYYPDLEASVDEKLNKAEIIKVFINENNKFIINPNAILDHTLSEKAFIEKYGTYIEASLKSPHKYFILMEDSQFRLEFREGKLFSIEIFYYC, translated from the coding sequence ATGAAAAAACTTTACTTTTTACTTTTTTTCTGCTCGGTTTTACTGCATTCGCAGCAACGTTATTTTCTAAATTCAGATACAAGATTATATACTTCTCCAAATTCTACTTCTTTTTTAGGTTATTTTAAATATGGGGCAGAGGTTCGTTTATTGGAAGAAAATCAAAACGGCTGGCATAAAGTACAGGCAGATAATTTTAATGAAGGGTTTATTCAGGAAAAATATATTGCTAAAAGTCTTAATGCTAAAGACGTAAAAATTAGAGATACCGAAAATCCCATTTTAGAAGGAGGCGATACTTATTACGGTGGCAATCATCTTTTTGTAACTGTAGCTGGACTTAAAGCAAGGGCTTTACCTGATAAAAATGCAAAAATTAGAGAAATTCTTTTTAATGGAGATCCAGTTCCTGTAAATTACATTCCTGTAAATCCAGACGAATGGGTTAACATAAACGGGGGTTTTAATGAAGAATATGCGAAATTCACACTTCAAAAATTTCTAGGACAAAGACCTAATTTAGAAACGCTTATAAAAGATTTTGACAAACTAGATGTCAATGCAATTCCTGAACGCAAAACACTCAGCGAAAGAATTGTTGAATTGACTTGGAATAGCAATTACAATGATTTGGTTCCTGCTTATCAAAGATATTATGAGGTTATAAAACAAATTAACGATCCAAAATTAATCGCCGATACGGAATTGAATATGGTTTTAGCCAAAGCTTTATCCAAACATAAACCGCCAGAGCAAATCAGTTCTTTTATACAGAAATCGGAATATTCATTAAAAGGCGTTAAAACAAAATCATTGTATTTAACACAAACGGAATTGGTTAAAAGTTTTGGAAATCCGCCAAAAAAGTCTCGTATTTCAGATGAATGTGGTTTGTATTCCAGTGACTTATTTTATTATTATCCAGATTTAGAAGCTTCTGTTGATGAGAAACTAAACAAGGCAGAAATTATCAAAGTTTTCATTAACGAAAACAACAAATTTATTATCAATCCAAACGCTATTTTGGATCATACGTTGTCTGAAAAAGCTTTCATTGAAAAATATGGAACTTATATTGAAGCTTCGTTAAAATCACCACATAAATACTTTATCTTAATGGAAGACAGTCAATTCCGATTAGAATTCAGAGAAGGAAAATTATTTTCTATCGAAATATTCTATTATTGCTGA
- the panB gene encoding 3-methyl-2-oxobutanoate hydroxymethyltransferase gives MSVAKKDYKRITTKSLIEMKSNGEKISMLTAYDYTMAKIVDTAGVDVILVGDSASNVMAGHETTLPITLDQMIYHASSVVRAVERALVVVDLPFGSYQSDPKEALRSSIRIMKESGGHAVKLEGGKEIKESIKKILHAGIPVMGHLGLTPQSIYKFGTYSVRAKEEEEAEKLIEDAQMLEKVGCFAVVLEKIPADLAKKVADSISIPVIGIGAGGGVDGQVLVIHDMLGMNNEFSPRFLRRYLNLYEEMTKAIGQYAADVKSQDFPNEKEQY, from the coding sequence ATGTCAGTAGCAAAGAAAGATTATAAAAGAATCACAACAAAGTCATTAATTGAAATGAAAAGCAACGGAGAAAAAATCTCTATGCTTACGGCTTACGATTATACAATGGCAAAAATTGTTGACACTGCGGGTGTCGATGTAATTTTAGTGGGTGATTCTGCATCAAATGTTATGGCGGGTCACGAAACGACACTGCCAATTACGCTAGATCAAATGATCTATCATGCTTCATCTGTAGTTCGTGCTGTAGAAAGAGCTTTGGTTGTAGTTGATTTACCTTTTGGCAGTTACCAATCAGATCCAAAAGAAGCACTTCGTTCTTCCATCAGAATAATGAAAGAAAGCGGTGGACACGCAGTGAAATTAGAAGGCGGAAAAGAAATTAAAGAATCTATTAAAAAGATATTACATGCTGGAATTCCAGTTATGGGACATTTAGGTTTAACTCCTCAATCAATCTACAAATTTGGAACGTACAGCGTTCGTGCAAAAGAGGAAGAAGAAGCTGAAAAATTAATTGAAGATGCTCAAATGCTTGAAAAAGTAGGTTGTTTTGCCGTGGTCTTGGAAAAAATTCCAGCAGATCTTGCTAAAAAAGTAGCAGACAGTATTTCGATTCCCGTAATCGGAATTGGAGCCGGCGGAGGCGTTGACGGTCAGGTTTTAGTAATTCACGATATGTTAGGAATGAATAATGAGTTTAGTCCGCGTTTCTTGCGTCGTTACTTAAACTTATACGAAGAAATGACAAAAGCAATCGGTCAATATGCTGCAGATGTTAAGTCTCAGGATTTTCCTAACGAAAAAGAACAATATTAA